One part of the Dehalobacter sp. genome encodes these proteins:
- the nifH gene encoding nitrogenase iron protein, with protein sequence MRQIAIYGKGGIGKSTTTQNTVAALAEMGKKIMIVGCDPKADSTRLILNIKAQTTVMDMARDKGSVEDIELDDILYRGYGDVRCAESGGPEPGVGCAGRGVITAINFLEENGAYTPELDYVFYDVLGDVVCGGFAMPIRENKAQEIYIVCSGEMMAMYAANNISKGILKYATSGGVRLGGLICNSRNTDKEYELIDALAKRLGTQLIHFVPRDNEVQRAELRRQTVIQYNDKHPQADEYRALAKKIDENKNLVVPTPLTMDELEELLMEFGIIEDEETAAAKLG encoded by the coding sequence ACTACCACGCAAAATACGGTGGCAGCCTTAGCCGAAATGGGAAAGAAAATTATGATTGTCGGCTGCGATCCCAAAGCGGACTCGACAAGACTCATCTTAAATATTAAAGCGCAGACCACCGTTATGGATATGGCCAGAGACAAGGGATCGGTTGAAGACATTGAACTTGATGATATTCTCTATAGGGGATACGGAGATGTACGCTGCGCTGAATCCGGCGGCCCTGAACCTGGCGTCGGCTGTGCAGGACGCGGTGTTATCACGGCGATTAATTTTCTTGAAGAGAATGGAGCCTATACACCTGAGTTGGATTACGTTTTTTATGACGTTTTGGGCGACGTTGTTTGCGGCGGATTTGCGATGCCGATCAGGGAAAATAAGGCCCAGGAAATCTACATTGTTTGTTCCGGCGAGATGATGGCGATGTACGCGGCCAATAACATTTCCAAAGGGATTTTGAAATATGCCACTTCCGGCGGCGTCCGCTTGGGAGGACTCATCTGTAACAGCCGTAACACCGACAAGGAATATGAACTGATTGATGCCTTAGCAAAACGCCTGGGTACGCAACTGATTCATTTTGTTCCGCGGGATAATGAGGTTCAGAGGGCGGAGCTTCGCCGCCAAACAGTCATCCAATATAACGATAAGCATCCGCAGGCAGATGAATACAGGGCTTTAGCCAAAAAAATCGACGAGAACAAGAATCTGGTAGTCCCGACGCCTTTGACGATGGATGAATTGGAAGAGCTGCTCATGGAGTTTGGAATTATCGAAGACGAAGAAACAGCGGCAGCAAAACTGGGATAA
- the nifD gene encoding nitrogenase molybdenum-iron protein alpha chain, translated as MLEEVLAVYPEKAQKLRAKHIAIKEEGCSCAIKSNVKCIPGLMTARGCAYAGAKGVVWGPIRDMIHISHGPIGCGYYSWGMRRNLTQGVVGVETFSPMMFSSDFSESNIVYGGDKKLAQVMKEAKELFPTVQGISICSECPVGLIGDDIESVAKKSAKELDLPIVPVRCEGFRGISQSLGHHIANDAVRDYLLGKRERPEEVGPYDVSLIGDYNIGGDAWASKKILEEMGLTVKNVWTGDGTTEGMMAAHQVKLNLIHCYRSMNYICRHMEETYGIPWIEFNFFGPTKIAESIREIAAMFDETIQKKGEEVIAKYQPMMQKVIDTYRPRLEGKKVMLYVGGLRPRHTIGAYEDLGMEVVGTGYEFAHKDDYDRTFPEMTNETVIYDDATEHELDEFVRRIRPDLVGSGIKEKYVFEKMGVPFRQMHSWDYSGPYHGYDGFPIFARDMDMAVNSPTRSLTKAPWNKAKEV; from the coding sequence ATGCTCGAAGAAGTTTTAGCGGTATATCCTGAAAAGGCGCAAAAGCTTAGAGCCAAACACATTGCTATCAAAGAAGAAGGATGTTCCTGCGCTATCAAGTCCAATGTCAAATGCATTCCGGGGCTGATGACAGCCCGCGGCTGTGCTTATGCCGGGGCTAAAGGCGTTGTATGGGGACCGATCAGAGACATGATTCATATTTCCCACGGCCCGATCGGCTGCGGTTATTATTCCTGGGGGATGCGGCGCAACCTGACGCAAGGGGTTGTCGGGGTGGAAACTTTTTCGCCGATGATGTTTTCCTCGGACTTTTCTGAAAGCAACATCGTTTATGGCGGGGACAAAAAGTTGGCCCAAGTCATGAAAGAGGCCAAAGAATTATTTCCGACAGTTCAGGGTATTTCCATCTGTTCTGAATGTCCTGTCGGTCTCATCGGCGACGATATTGAAAGCGTTGCCAAGAAATCAGCCAAAGAGTTGGATCTGCCGATTGTTCCGGTCCGCTGCGAGGGTTTCCGCGGCATCAGTCAGTCTCTGGGCCACCATATTGCCAACGATGCCGTCAGGGATTACTTGCTCGGCAAGCGGGAACGTCCCGAGGAAGTCGGCCCTTATGATGTTTCCCTAATCGGCGACTATAATATTGGCGGTGATGCCTGGGCATCCAAGAAAATTCTCGAGGAAATGGGGCTTACCGTTAAGAATGTCTGGACGGGCGACGGTACGACGGAAGGCATGATGGCTGCGCATCAAGTAAAGTTGAATCTTATACACTGTTACCGCAGTATGAACTATATCTGCCGCCATATGGAAGAAACGTATGGGATACCCTGGATAGAATTCAATTTCTTCGGACCGACCAAAATTGCCGAATCCATCCGGGAAATTGCGGCGATGTTTGATGAGACAATCCAGAAAAAAGGAGAAGAGGTCATCGCCAAGTATCAGCCGATGATGCAGAAGGTCATTGATACGTACCGGCCGCGCCTGGAAGGCAAAAAGGTTATGTTGTATGTCGGAGGGCTGCGCCCCCGCCACACCATCGGCGCCTACGAAGACCTGGGAATGGAAGTCGTCGGCACAGGCTATGAATTTGCCCATAAGGACGACTATGACCGCACTTTCCCGGAGATGACCAATGAAACCGTGATCTACGATGATGCGACAGAACATGAACTGGATGAGTTCGTCAGGAGAATACGACCGGATCTGGTTGGTTCCGGTATTAAAGAAAAATATGTTTTTGAAAAAATGGGTGTACCGTTCCGTCAAATGCATTCCTGGGACTATTCAGGACCTTACCATGGTTATGATGGATTCCCGATCTTTGCACGTGATATGGATATGGCTGTGAACAGTCCGACCCGGTCCTTAACCAAAGCACCGTGGAACAAAGCGAAGGAGGTGTAA
- the nifX gene encoding nitrogen fixation protein NifX translates to MFVAFATTGEEKINAHFGMATDFAVYDIGSESCEFSKMLHLPEQAQEDDKVEIRAQLLKECIVVYCTHIGGPAAARLVQSGIQPLKAPEGTPIAQELQRLQTMLKETPPPWLRKRLMEEMNHKEESCQCPFTRD, encoded by the coding sequence ATGTTTGTTGCTTTTGCGACGACGGGAGAAGAGAAAATTAATGCCCATTTTGGGATGGCAACAGATTTTGCTGTTTATGATATAGGCTCGGAAAGCTGTGAATTCAGTAAAATGCTCCATCTCCCGGAACAAGCGCAGGAAGATGATAAAGTTGAAATCCGGGCACAACTGCTGAAAGAATGTATCGTTGTCTATTGCACGCATATTGGAGGTCCGGCAGCAGCCCGTCTGGTTCAAAGCGGTATTCAGCCGCTGAAAGCACCGGAGGGAACACCGATTGCCCAGGAGCTGCAGCGTTTGCAGACAATGCTGAAAGAAACCCCTCCGCCCTGGCTGCGCAAACGTCTGATGGAAGAAATGAATCATAAGGAGGAATCATGCCAATGCCCTTTTACCAGGGATTAA
- the nifK gene encoding nitrogenase molybdenum-iron protein subunit beta, whose translation MSKAESCPTSNCATTCTTSCAPAGDTQAVLDWMATEEYKEKNFAREALVINPARTCQPYGAMLCALGIEGCLPFLHGSQGCAAYFRSALTRHVREPIAMVSDSMTEDAAVFGGQANLIEGLKNAYATYKPSIIGMFSSCMAEVIGDDMKSFIINARTQGAVPEDFPIAYANTPSFVGSHITGYDNMLKGLLNSLADTRNGKWTNGRLYVVPGFDLYAGNLREYKRMIKAMGIYMTMLPDPTETLDSPNTGEYNMYQPGTTMAELADALNASGFLFLQKYSTTGTQKFVKNVQKIATETVTMPIGVQNTDAFLMTLQQMTGKAIPAELEAERGRAVDAAVDAHQYIHGKRFALYGDPDLLLGLVGFLMEIGGMPVHIVCSNGNDAFTKEMEALLATSQYGAEGKVYSGKDLWHMRSLLLTDPVDMLIGDTHGKQIAKDAKVPLARIGYFMTDRVHLHRQPIVGYQGAINLITMLANIFIDEYDRNCPSERFEMLR comes from the coding sequence ATGAGCAAAGCTGAATCATGCCCAACAAGTAACTGTGCAACCACTTGCACGACATCATGTGCCCCCGCGGGAGATACTCAGGCCGTATTAGATTGGATGGCAACTGAAGAATACAAGGAAAAGAACTTTGCCAGGGAGGCTTTGGTCATTAACCCGGCGCGGACCTGCCAGCCATACGGCGCGATGCTCTGCGCGTTAGGAATTGAGGGGTGTCTGCCTTTTTTACACGGGTCGCAGGGATGCGCGGCATACTTCCGCTCTGCCTTGACGCGTCATGTCAGAGAACCGATTGCGATGGTCTCGGATTCAATGACGGAAGATGCCGCGGTATTCGGGGGTCAGGCAAACCTAATTGAAGGACTCAAAAATGCCTACGCCACTTATAAACCCTCCATCATTGGCATGTTTTCAAGTTGTATGGCGGAGGTTATCGGGGATGATATGAAATCCTTTATCATCAATGCCAGAACGCAGGGAGCGGTCCCGGAAGATTTTCCGATCGCTTATGCCAATACGCCCAGCTTTGTCGGTTCCCATATCACCGGATATGACAATATGCTGAAAGGTTTGCTCAATTCCCTGGCGGATACCCGCAATGGTAAATGGACCAATGGACGGCTCTACGTGGTCCCCGGTTTTGACCTTTACGCCGGGAATTTAAGAGAATACAAGCGGATGATTAAAGCCATGGGAATCTATATGACCATGCTGCCGGATCCGACTGAAACATTGGATTCACCCAATACCGGAGAATACAATATGTACCAGCCCGGCACGACCATGGCAGAACTTGCTGATGCGCTGAATGCCTCAGGTTTCTTATTCCTGCAAAAATATTCAACGACAGGGACGCAAAAGTTTGTGAAAAACGTCCAGAAGATTGCGACGGAGACCGTTACCATGCCGATTGGTGTACAGAACACCGATGCTTTCCTGATGACGCTGCAGCAGATGACCGGGAAAGCCATTCCGGCTGAACTGGAGGCGGAACGGGGACGGGCGGTTGACGCGGCCGTCGATGCGCATCAGTATATTCACGGCAAAAGATTTGCACTTTATGGGGACCCGGATCTGTTGCTTGGACTTGTCGGCTTCTTGATGGAAATTGGCGGAATGCCGGTTCATATTGTTTGCAGCAACGGCAATGACGCGTTTACCAAAGAAATGGAGGCCCTGCTGGCAACCAGCCAGTACGGCGCGGAAGGGAAAGTATACAGCGGCAAAGACCTTTGGCATATGCGTTCCTTATTGCTGACCGATCCGGTCGATATGCTGATCGGGGATACGCATGGCAAACAAATCGCCAAAGATGCCAAGGTGCCGTTGGCCCGTATCGGCTACTTCATGACGGACCGCGTTCACCTGCACCGCCAGCCGATCGTTGGCTACCAGGGAGCCATTAATCTGATTACCATGCTCGCTAACATATTTATTGATGAATATGACCGCAATTGTCCAAGTGAGCGCTTTGAAATGCTGAGATAA
- a CDS encoding 4Fe-4S binding protein: MPMPFYQGLNYGGSEWTPQFIKEIDQELCIGCGRCVKVCSQAALGFGNLNDDEDADRMQSKIDQKENCIGCMACGKTCVKRAISFEAKAI; this comes from the coding sequence ATGCCAATGCCCTTTTACCAGGGATTAAACTATGGCGGTTCGGAATGGACGCCTCAATTTATTAAGGAAATCGATCAGGAGTTGTGTATCGGCTGTGGGCGTTGTGTCAAAGTATGTTCCCAGGCAGCATTGGGTTTTGGTAACCTGAATGATGATGAGGATGCTGACAGAATGCAGTCCAAAATTGATCAGAAAGAAAACTGTATCGGCTGTATGGCCTGCGGCAAGACCTGCGTCAAAAGAGCGATCAGCTTTGAGGCAAAAGCGATTTAG